The proteins below come from a single Corylus avellana chromosome ca3, CavTom2PMs-1.0 genomic window:
- the LOC132174056 gene encoding uncharacterized protein LOC132174056: MAFNNKPKKPMISPSQSNLCTTLFFIVLFTIPALFLLHTPTTTSICTTFASHAKPAWSGDLRTALFAWNSLPFADGSRPSPIALKIAVFSRKWPIGTTPGGMERHAHTLHTALAHRGHEVHVFTSPPADSNSPILLSESSPYIHCHEGEPGRWRYNKAWEQFLEEDKLKPFDVVHSESVALPHWIARQLQNLAVSWHGIALESLQSDIFQDLTRKPKEPISPAFNQSIQGVVPKVLNEIRFFKNYAHHIAISDSCGEMLRDVYQIPIKRVHVILNGVDDGEFGKDLSQGINFRSKIGVPDNATLVLGVAGRLVKDKGHPLLYEAFTQLITNHPNVYLIVAGSGPWEQRYKELGPQVLVLGSMSPSELRAFYNAIDVFVNPTLRPQGLDLTLMEAMMSGKPLVASRFPSIKGSILVDDEFGYMFAPNVESLLEALEAVVGEGSERLARRGKACREYAASMFTARKMALAYERLFILDLIGGRNAKEIELLEIINNNRSARPIQEEMPFVDDQVGEQRITSKA, translated from the exons ATGGCCTTCAACAACAAACCAAAGAAGCCCATGATTTCCCCTTCCCAATCCAATCTATGCACCACCCTTTTCTTCATTGTTCTCTTCACAATCCCAGCCCTTTTTCTCCTTCACACCCCCACAACCACCTCCATATGCACCACCTTTGCCTCCCACGCCAAGCCGGCCTGGTCCGGCGACCTCCGGACCGCCCTGTTTGCGTGGAACAGCCTTCCGTTCGCCGACGGCAGTCGTCCTTCTCCTATTGCTCTTAAAATTGCAGTGTTTTCTAGGAAGTGGCCTATTGGTACCACACCCGGCGGCATGGAGCGCCACGCGCATACCCTGCACACCGCTCTAGCGCACCGCGGCCATGAAGTTCATGTCTTCACCTCCCCTCCCGCCGACAGCAACAGTCCAATTTTATTGTCGGAGTCTTCCCCCTACATCCATTGCCATGAAGGCGAACCGGGCCGGTGGCGATACAACAAAGCTTGGGAACAATTTTTGGAAGAGGACAAGCTCAAACCATTCGATGTGGTTCACTCAGAAAGTGTTGCACTTCCTCATTGGATAGCTCGTCAGCTTCAAAACCTTGCTGTTTCATGGCATGGCATAGCCCTTGAGAGCTTACAATCTGATATTTTCCAAGACTTAACAAGAAAACCAAAGGAGCCCATTTCTCCTGCTTTCAACCAAAGCATTCAAGGGGTAGTCCCAAAGGTTTTGAATGAGATAAGGTTTTTCAAGAACTATGCCCATCATATTGCCATAAGTGATAGTTGTGGGGAAATGCTTAGAGATGTGTATCAAATCCCCATCAAAAGAGTCCATGTTATTCTCAATGGTGTTGATGATGGTGAGTTTGGAAAGGATTTGAGTCAAGGCATTAATTTCAGGTCTAAAATTGGTGTTCCTGATAATGCAACTTTAGTCCTTGGAGTGGCTGGAAGACTGGTGAAGGACAAAGGCCATCCTCTTCTTTATGAAGCATTCACCCAGCTCATTACCAACCACCCCAACGTCTATTTGATCGTTGCCGGATCCGGACCATGGGAGCAAAG GTATAAGGAATTAGGGCCTCAAGTACTTGTTTTAGGGTCTATGAGTCCATCAGAATTGAGGGCTTTCTACAACGCCATTGATGTATTTGTGAATCCCACGCTTAGACCGCAAGGGCTTGATCTTACTCTAATGGAGGCGATGATGAGTGGGAAGCCTTTAGTGGCTTCAAGATTTCCAAGCATCAAAGGTTCGATCCTTGTCGATGATGAATTTGGTTACATGTTTGCTCCGAACGTGGAGTCATTGTTAGAGGCACTAGAAGCGGTGGTCGGAGAAGGCTCCGAGAGGCTTGCCCGGCGGGGAAAGGCATGCCGGGAATATGCAGCTTCCATGTTTACTGCTCGGAAGATGGCATTGGCATATGAGAGGTTGTTCATTTT AGACCTTATAGGCGGTCGAAATGCTAAAGAGATTGAGTTGCTGGAGATAATCAACAATAATCGGAGCGCTCGGCCAATCCAAGAAGAGATGCCCTTTGTTGATGACCAAGTTGGAGAGCAAAGAATCACTTCAAAAGCGTGA
- the LOC132174861 gene encoding probable serine/threonine-protein kinase PBL15, translated as MTKQSKRAVAWRPFTSNCCSVEDQTILGNFSRCRPSRSEFSKNIAPLPSFRRLSFSDLSRSSSIRINEDLALSFGPDLYDFQLSELRAITQNFSSNFLLGEGGFGTVHKGYIDDNLRPGLKAQPVAVKLLDIEGLQGHREWLAEVIFLGQLRHPHLVKLIGYCCEEEERLLVYEFMPRGSLENHLFKRISISLPWGTRVKIAIGAAKGLAFLHSAEQPVIYRDFKTSNVLLDSDFTAKLSDFGLAKMGPEGSNTHVTTRVMGTYGYAAPEYVSTGHLTTKSDVYSFGVVLLELLTGRRSMDKSRAKSEQNLVDWAKPYLRSSRRLRCIMDPRLAGQYSVKGAKEMGLLALQCISLNPKDRPKIPAVVESLESLQQYKDMAITCGQWPPSPKSSRNSNNGVFSTKSTTRGGNHRKSSPVTPIRKT; from the exons atgacaaaacaatCAAAGCGTGCAGTGGCATGGAGACCCTTCACTTCAAACTGCTGTTCTGTCGAAGACCAGACAATTCTCGGCAACTTCAGCCGGTGCCGGCCATCGCGGTCGGAGTTCTCAAAGAACATTGCCCCGTTGCCGTCGTTTCGGAGGCTGTCCTTCTCTGATCTCAGCCGCTCTTCGTCGATCCGCATCAACGAAGATCTGGCGCTGTCTTTTGGGCCCGACTTGTACGACTTTCAGCTGAGCGAGCTGCGGGCGATCACCCAGAATTTCTCCAGCAACTTCTTGCTCGGAGAAGGCGGGTTTGGAACGGTGCATAAGGGTTATATTGATGACAATTTGAGGCCGGGTTTGAAGGCTCAGCCGGTTGCCGTCAAGCTTCTCGACATTGAAGGCTTACAGGGACACCGCGAATGGCTT GCAGAAGTAATATTTTTGGGGCAGCTTAGACACCCACATCTAGTTAAACTCATCGGCTATTGTTGCGAGGAAGAAGAACGGCTTCTTGTATATGAGTTCATGCCTCGTGGCAGCTTAGAGAATCACCTAtttaaaa GGATCTCAATATCATTGCCGTGGGGCACAAGAGTGAAGATTGCAATAGGAGCAGCTAAAGGGCTTGCCTTCTTGCACAGTGCTGAGCAACCTGTCATTTACCGGGACTTCAAAACTTCCAATGTCTTGCTAGACTCT GATTTTACAGCCAAATTGTCTGATTTCGGGCTTGCAAAGATGGGGCCTGAAGGATCAAACACACATGTTACAACTAGAGTGATGGGTACATACGGGTATGCTGCCCCAGAATATGTCTCAACAG GGCACTTGACTACAAAAAGCGATGTTTACAGCTTTGGGGTGGTGCTACTAGAACTACTAACGGGAAGAAGATCAATGGATAAATCAAGAGCAAAAAGTGAGCAAAATCTGGTTGATTGGGCGAAACCATACTTAAGAAGTAGCCGAAGGTTGCGGTGCATCATGGACCCAAGACTTGCAGGGCAGTATTCAGTGAAGGGGGCAAAGGAAATGGGGCTTCTAGCCTTGCAATGCATAAGCTTGAACCCTAAAGACAGGCCAAAGATCCCAGCCGTAGTTGAAAGCCTTGAAAGCCTGCAACAGTACAAGGACATGGCTATCACTTGTGGGCAGTGGCCACCATCACCAAAATCTAGTAGAAATAGTAACAATGGAGTCTTCTCTACAAAGAGTACTACTAGAGGTGGAAATCATAGGAAGTCTTCTCCTGTCACTCCCATTAGGAAAACTTGA